In Nicotiana tabacum cultivar K326 chromosome 2, ASM71507v2, whole genome shotgun sequence, the following proteins share a genomic window:
- the LOC107801266 gene encoding reticulon-like protein B12, with amino-acid sequence MGSNDRLFNRQRSLHQILGGGFVADVVLWRRKDVTVGILVITLFAWVVFEISGYTLLSLVSSVFLLLFTILFLWAKSAAILNRPAPPLPHLYLSEEMVNEAACFVRNHINMLLSASEDIALGKDTNMFVKVSVGLMLVSVIGGLTDFLTLGYTSLVIVLTVPALYEKYEDQVDACVLMAYRKLRNFYYKFDAVCVSKVQRLILEKEKLS; translated from the exons atgggttcaaaTGATAGGCTATTTAACAGACAAAGAAGTCTTCATCAGATCCTTGGAGGAGGTTTTG TTGCGGATGTTGTTCTATGGAGGCGAAAAGATGTGACAGTGGGAATTCTTGTAATTACATTGTTTGCTTGGGTGGTCTTTGAGATATCTGGTTATACACTCCTATCATTAGTTTCAAGTGTTTTCTTGCTGCTGTTCACCATTTTGTTTCTATGGGCTAAATCAGCTGCAATTCTTAACAG ACCAGCTCCGCCTCTGCCGCATCTGTATCTCTCTGAAGAAATGGTAAATGAAGCAGCATGTTTCGTCCGCAATCACATCAACATGCTGCTGTCTGCATCTGAGGATATTGCCCTTGGTAAAGACACAAATATGTTTGTTAAGGTCTCTGTGGGACTGATGCTGGTATCTGTGATCGGGGGCTTGACCGATTTCCTCACATTGGGCTACACTA GCCTTGTGATTGTTCTTACAGTCCCTGCACTCTATGAGAAGTATGAAGACCAAGTTGATGCATGTGTGTTAATGGCATACAGGAAATTGCGGAACTTCTATTATAAATTTGATGCAGTGTGTGTTAGCAAGGTTCAAAGATTGATTTTGGAAAAGGAGAAATTAAGCTAA